One genomic segment of Pseudonocardia sp. T1-2H includes these proteins:
- a CDS encoding response regulator transcription factor, translating to MPDGPHVVVIVDDHALFAQGLALLLESRAGETFQVAGFATAGEDAVALVGKHRAGIAIIDLALPPLGGVETIRRVKAAYPCTRVLALSGTEDLSLAAAALRAGADGYLAKSADPEVLVAPLLALVAGVRVVRAELLDALLAAADRTADGLVDRLGPRDIELWTLLARGLETAEIARPMLVSERTAKRMIASLLHKLGVANRIEAAALAGRCGLLDGPDGLR from the coding sequence GTGCCGGACGGTCCGCACGTCGTCGTGATCGTCGACGACCACGCCCTCTTCGCCCAGGGTCTCGCGCTGCTGCTCGAGTCCCGGGCCGGTGAGACGTTCCAGGTCGCGGGCTTCGCCACCGCCGGTGAGGACGCCGTCGCGCTCGTCGGGAAGCACCGGGCGGGCATCGCGATCATCGACCTGGCCCTGCCCCCGCTCGGCGGCGTGGAGACCATCCGCCGGGTCAAGGCGGCCTACCCGTGCACCCGCGTCCTCGCGCTCTCCGGCACCGAGGACCTCTCACTCGCCGCAGCCGCGCTGCGCGCCGGCGCGGACGGCTACCTCGCGAAGTCCGCGGACCCGGAGGTGCTGGTCGCGCCGCTGCTCGCGCTGGTCGCCGGGGTGCGGGTGGTCCGCGCGGAGCTGCTCGACGCGCTGCTCGCGGCCGCGGACCGGACCGCGGACGGGCTCGTCGACCGGCTGGGGCCGCGCGACATCGAGCTCTGGACGTTGCTCGCCCGTGGGCTGGAGACCGCCGAGATCGCCCGGCCGATGCTGGTCAGCGAGCGCACCGCGAAGCGGATGATCGCGTCCCTGCTGCACAAGCTCGGGGTCGCGAACCGGATCGAGGCCGCGGCGCTGGCCGGCCGCTGCGGGCTGCTCGACGGCCCGGACGGGCTGCGCTGA
- a CDS encoding sterol carrier protein, protein MAAFTSEDEVYDYLGGVFRMGMEDPALVEKLKPSGVVLRITYTDPDAVITVDMPNSELHTGPGVGPEPNVELFMSADTGNRFWLGKVVLPVALAKGQVRAKGPVAKLLKVLPLAKGMFGQYKQSLEAKGRTDLLAAK, encoded by the coding sequence GTGGCGGCGTTCACCAGCGAGGACGAGGTCTACGACTACCTCGGCGGGGTCTTCCGGATGGGAATGGAGGACCCGGCGCTCGTCGAGAAGCTCAAGCCCTCGGGCGTCGTCCTCCGGATCACCTACACGGATCCGGACGCCGTGATCACGGTCGACATGCCGAATTCGGAGCTCCACACCGGCCCGGGCGTCGGCCCGGAGCCGAACGTGGAGCTGTTCATGTCCGCGGACACCGGCAACCGCTTCTGGCTCGGCAAGGTCGTCCTCCCGGTGGCCCTGGCGAAGGGCCAGGTCCGGGCGAAGGGCCCGGTCGCGAAGCTGCTGAAGGTGCTGCCGCTCGCGAAGGGCATGTTCGGCCAGTACAAGCAGAGCCTCGAGGCGAAGGGCCGCACGGACCTGCTCGCGGCGAAGTAG
- a CDS encoding sensor histidine kinase — MSTGDDEEPTTRLSEERAAVVIRLVVVASVALALVIGPEIARGRLTAAWVLVACYGVYAVALAVAEWRQRLPVRPALITVVDGLVLLVACGMTGGADTIMVAVLPLVAIAASLRTGAVRGRLGALALGVGFTVACLLGSDPSVPLAQRLLTGAWWSGFLVAAAVLVGVLVRMLERQLQAAAVSRARAAAEHERFLSERELRGRLVAAQQARLDGVRVVLHEFRTPVASLTALTADLAAGRLSEKSQVTAVRLLAEHAVHLRDMLDGLADLAVTDGSPLGRVRERRVVLAELADAVLDAAGVEPARRRPSVDPPDAAVRCDPQRLRRVLTNLVENAARHSGAEPVELAMEHAEGRLVAEVRDRGPGLPPGQQGLVTAKGVALGERRGTAGLGLWIVEALVGAMDGELSLLPREGGGLTARLELPLPAA, encoded by the coding sequence GTGAGCACGGGGGACGACGAGGAGCCGACGACGCGGCTCTCCGAGGAGCGGGCGGCGGTCGTCATCCGGCTCGTCGTGGTGGCGAGCGTCGCACTGGCGCTGGTGATCGGGCCGGAGATCGCGCGTGGCCGGCTCACCGCGGCGTGGGTCCTGGTCGCCTGCTACGGGGTGTACGCCGTGGCCCTCGCCGTCGCGGAGTGGCGCCAGCGGCTCCCGGTGCGGCCCGCGCTGATCACGGTGGTCGACGGGCTGGTGCTCCTGGTCGCGTGCGGGATGACCGGCGGCGCGGACACGATCATGGTGGCGGTGCTGCCGCTGGTGGCCATCGCGGCGTCGCTGCGCACCGGGGCCGTCCGGGGCCGGCTCGGTGCGCTCGCGCTGGGGGTCGGGTTCACGGTCGCGTGCCTGCTCGGCAGTGACCCGTCCGTGCCGCTCGCGCAACGGCTGCTCACCGGGGCCTGGTGGTCGGGCTTCCTCGTCGCGGCGGCGGTGCTGGTGGGCGTGCTCGTGCGGATGCTCGAACGGCAGCTGCAGGCGGCCGCGGTGTCCCGGGCGCGGGCGGCCGCGGAGCACGAGCGGTTCCTGTCCGAGCGGGAGCTGCGGGGCCGGCTCGTCGCGGCGCAGCAGGCCCGGCTCGACGGCGTCCGCGTCGTCCTGCACGAGTTCCGCACGCCGGTCGCCTCGCTCACGGCGCTCACCGCAGACCTCGCGGCCGGCCGGCTCTCGGAGAAGTCGCAGGTCACCGCGGTGCGCCTGCTGGCGGAGCATGCCGTGCACCTGCGGGACATGCTCGACGGGCTCGCGGACCTGGCCGTCACGGACGGGAGCCCGCTCGGGCGGGTGCGGGAGCGGCGGGTCGTCCTCGCGGAGCTGGCGGACGCCGTGCTCGACGCGGCCGGGGTCGAGCCCGCGCGGCGACGGCCGTCGGTCGACCCGCCGGATGCGGCCGTGCGGTGCGATCCGCAGCGGCTGCGCCGGGTGCTCACCAACCTCGTCGAGAACGCCGCCCGGCACAGCGGCGCCGAGCCCGTCGAGCTCGCGATGGAGCACGCCGAGGGCCGGCTCGTCGCCGAGGTCCGGGACCGCGGCCCGGGGTTGCCGCCGGGGCAGCAGGGCCTGGTCACCGCGAAGGGCGTCGCGCTCGGGGAGCGCAGGGGCACCGCGGGCCTGGGCCTGTGGATCGTCGAGGCGCTGGTGGGAGCGATGGACGGCGAGCTCAGCCTGCTTCCCCGCGAGGGCGGCGGCCTCACCGCCCGCCTCGAGCTGCCCCTCCCCGCCGCCTGA